From the Nitrospirota bacterium genome, the window CATTATGGCAAACACAGTTATAAAAGAAGAGCGCGATGTTGAAATCCCGACCATTCTTCCCATTCTGCCGGTCAGGGATATGGTAATTTTCCCATATATGATACTTCCGCTTTTTGTCGGACGGGAAATATCAGTCAAAGCTATTGACCACGCCCTTGCGACTAACCGCATGGTTCTTCTTGTAACGCAAAAAGACATAAATATAGAAACGCCTTCTCCTGAGGACCTTTACAGGGTCGGCACAGTGGGAAGCATTCTGAGGGTATTAAAGCTTTCAGACGGAAGGCTGAAAATTCTCATACAGGGACTGGTCAAGGCGCGCGTTTACAGGTACACAAAGACAGAGGCTTATTATATAGGCGAGATTGAGAAAATCGTTGATGAAAAACCTGCTGAATTGTCAGTTGAAGTAGAAGCCCTTATGCGCAATATAAAAGAGCAGATGGACAAATCCGTAACCCTCGGCAAGCCGCTTATGCCGGACATAATGGTCCTTATTGAAAATATGGATGACCCGGGCAGGCTTGCGGACCTTGTTGCGTCCAATCTTGTTTTAAAGGCTGAGCAGGCGCAGGACCTTCTTGAAACCATGAACCCGATAGCAAGACTGAAGAAGATAAATGACATACTTAACAGGGAAGTTGAGCTTCTTATTGTCCAGCAGAAGATACAGTCCGACGCAAAGGGGGAAATAGACAAGTCACAGCGCGAGTATTTCCTCAGGGAGCAGTTGAAGGCAATACAGAGGGAATTAGGCGAGATAGACGAAAAGACAGAGGAAATCCAGGAACTGAAGGGAAAAATAGAGGCGTCAAAGATGCCCGAGCGCGTGGAAAAGGAGGCGCTGAAACAGCTTAAGCGTCTTGAAAAAATGCATCCTGACAGCGCAGAGGCAGGCACGATCAGGACTTATGTAGACTGGCTCATTGAACTGCCGTGGGCAAAAAGCACGCAGGACAACATTGACCTTAAAGGCGCCAAAAAAGTCCTTGATGAAGACCATTATGATTTAGAGCGGGTTAAGGAAAGGATACTTGAGTATCTGGGGGTCCGCAAGCTTAAGGAAAAGATGAAGGGCCCTATACTGTGTTTTGTGGGCCCTCCGGGTGTTGGCAAGACCTCTCTCGGAAAATCCATTGCGCGGTCGCTCGGCAGAGAGTTTTACAGGATGTCTCTGGGCGGAATGCGGGATGAGGCGGAGATAAGAGGGCACAGAAGGACTTATGTCGGAGCGCTTCCCGGCAGGATTATTCAGGGGATTAAAACAACAGGCAAGAACAATCCGGTATTCATGCTTGATGAGGTGGATAAAATCGGCATGGACTTCAGGGGAGACCCGGCGTCAGCCCTGCTTGAGGTCCTGGACCCGGAGCAAAACTTTGCATTTGTTGATCACTATCTTGGCGTGCCTTTTGACCTGAGCAATGTGATGTTTATAACTACTGCAAACCTGATAGACCCGATACCATCGCCCTTAAGAGACAGGATGGAGATAATACCGCTTTCAGGCTATACGTCTGAAGAGAAATTAGGAATAGCAAGGAATTATCTCATCCCAAAACAGTTAAAAGAACACGGTATCACCGGGAAAAACATAAAGATAAATGACAGCGCCGTGCTGCAGATAACTTCACATTATACGAGGGAGGCCGGCGTTAGAAACCTTGAGAGGGAGCTTGCAAACCTCTGCAGAAAAGTTGCAAGGAAGATTGCTGAGGGCAAGGAGAAGACTTATCATATTTCCGCCAAAAACCTCTCAAAATATCTGGGAGTGCCGAAATTCCTTCCTGAAGAAGAAATGGAAAAGGATGAGGTCGGGGTTGCAACAGGACTTGCATGGACAGAAGCCGGCGGCGACATAATATACATAGAGGCAACAACAATGAAAGGCAAGGGGCATCTGACACTTACAGGGCATTTGGGGGATGTGATGAAGGAATCCGCACATGCCGCCCTGAGCTATATACGTTCAAGGGCCAAGCACCTTGGAATAAACACTGACCTTTTCTCAAAAAACGACATACACATACATGTCCCTGCAGGCGCAACTCCGAAAGACGGTCCTTCTGCGGGAATAACTATGGCTACTGCAATTGCATCGGCATTTATAGGGAAGCCTGTTAGTAAGAGCACTGCAATGACAGGCGAGGTTACGCTTAGGGGCAGGGTGCTGCCGATAGGGGGATTAAAAGAGAAAACCCTTGCGGCAAAGCGGATGGGCATCAGAAAAGTTATTATCCCGCGGAGGAATAAGAAAGACCTTGAAGATATTCCAAAGTACATTAAGAAGGGGATGGAATTTGTGCTTGTTGAAGCCATGGATGAGGTATTGAAAAATACCTTAAAAGATAATAAGAGGGAAATAAAAGCCAAATAATAATTTTTATTAATGTCTAAATTACAAAGCTCAAATGCCAAATTATAACGGAAAGTCATTTGGCATTAATTTGACATTTGGATTTTGAAATTTTGAATTTACACATTGCCCCACCAGGGCGGTTTTTCATTCCGGCATATGCTGTGTCTGTGCCAGCCTTTGCCCTTTTCCTTAAAATCAGAGCGGTAATGTGCCCCAGAGCTGCCTTCCCTTAAAAGCGCTGAGTCTACGATTAGATTTGCAACGGTAAGCATGTTTTTAAGCTCAAGCTCTGCCCTGCCGGGGAAATTCAGCTTTGTAATAAAATCATGTTTCTTAAGCCATGCCTTTGCAGTGTTTAAAGACTTCCTGCATCTAATAATCCCTGCCTTATTCCACATTAACCGCCTGAGAGAAGTTCTTATTTTTTCAATGTCAAAATGGGGGTTAGGAGTTAGGGATTGGAGATTGGTGATTGATAAATTTTTGTATTTTCTGCCAAACGTTAACCCCAAATCCCCAACCCCTGCTTCTAATGCTGCTGTTCTTCCAGCCCTTGCCCCGTAAACAAGTCCTTCAAGAAGGCTGTTTGAGGCAAGGCGGTTTGCGCCGTGAACGCCTGTGCAGGCCACCTCTCCGGCAACAAAAAGACCTCTTATGTTTGTTTTCCCGTTCAGATTACTTTTTACACCGCCCATTATGTAATGAGCGGCAGGGCTGACTGGTATTAAATCCTCAGTTATATCAATATCAAACTTCAGGCATGTTGAATAGATGCGGGGAAAACGCTTTTTAACAAAATTCCTGTCAAGATGCCTCAAGTCAAGATAGACATGTTTTGCATTTGTCCGGACCATCTCAGAGATGATCGCCCTTGTCACAATATCCCTCGGCGCAAGCTCTGCCATTTTATGATAATGGGGCATGAAGCGCCTGCCGCGGATATTTTTTAAGACTGCGCCTTCGCCCCTCATCGCCTCGCTCAGAAGAAATTGCGGGGCAGATGGCGAGTAAAGGGTTGTAGGATGGAACTGAATAAATTCCATGTCTTCAAGCAAAGCGCCTGCCCTGTATGCAATCGCCATTCCGTCGCCGGTTGCAATCAGCGGATTGGTTGTGCGTGAGAAGAGCTGTCCGGCGCCCCCTGTTGCAAGCACGACAGCCTTTGCATAAATATATATAAGCTCCCTATTTCTGAAAACAACGGCGCCGATGCACCTGCCGTCTGCAATAATCAAATCCATGGTAAATGCAAACGCATGCCTTGAAACGCTTGAGAAAGAACGCGCCTTATTAATAAGCACACGCTCAAGCTCTTTGCCAGTTGAATCGCCGTGGGCGTGAAGTATCCTTTTCCTTGAATGCGCCGCCTCTTTTGTAAAGGCGAGCCTGCTTCCTTCTTTGTCAAACTGTGCGCCCCACGAGATAAGCTCGCGTATAACCCCCGGCCCCTCTTCAACCAGCGCCTTGACTGCATCTTCCCTGCATAAGCCGTTGCCTGCCTTTATGGTGTCTTTATAATGAATGCCGACCTCATCTTCATCGCTTAATGCAACGGCAATCCCGCCCTGGGCATATCCAGTACTGCTTTCAGCAGGATTATCCTTTGTGAGGACAAGAACGCTGCCCCTCTGCGCAAGTTCTATTGCCGCCCTCAGCCCTGCAACTCCGCCGCCGATTATTAAAAAATCTACCTTCTCGGTTGAAACACTCATAATGAAAATATAATGACATTTAAGGATTAAGTCAATGAAGGAATGAGCGTTTGTTTATAAAAAAATTTATTACGCACATAAGCATCATAAAAATAGTAACAGCAGCATCATAAAAATAGCTTGACATTTTTGTTTTTAAAGGTAAATCTTAATATAATCTGCTGTATTTAGAGGGGCAAGATATGAGACCACAGAATTTAACCACAGAGAACTCAGAGAGTATTTATTGCAAAATTATCAATTATCATTTCAAACTGCAAATTTTAAAGGAGGGTACTATGAATTTTAGCAAAAGGAGCTTGCCCTTAAAATTTATCGTATTACTGTTTTGTGTTTTATTGCCCAGCATCAGCGCATATGCGTCTGACTGGCTTATCAGCACACCGGATTCTGACGGGAGTATTGGCTGGGATACGTCAATAGCCGTTGATTCAAATAATAAGGTGCAGATCAGTTATTATGATGAAACAAACGGCGACCTCAGATATGCCACAAATGCATCCGGCGGCTGGGTTACTGTAACCATTGATGCAGAAGGCGATACAGGCTGGCTGACATCAATAGCCGTGGATTCAGACAACAAGGTGCATATAAGCTACTATGACAATACAAATCATAACCTTAAATATGCTACAAACGCTGAAGGGACCTGGGTCACAACCACAGTGGATTCTTCAGGAAACGTTTACTGGTTTAATGCGCTGGCCCTTGATTCAAACAACAAGGCGCACATAAGTTATTGGGACGGCATTAACTGGGACCTTAGATATGCCACGAATGCCGGAGGAAGCTGGGTCACAACAGCAGTAGATTTTGAAGGTGAAGTCGGCAGTTCCTGCGACATAGCAGTGGATTCCAGAGACAAGGTGCATATCAGCTACCGCGACAGCTATAACTCCACACTCAAATATGCCACAAATGCCGGAGGAAGCTGGACAACCACAACCATTGACCCTAATGAATTTTCAGGATGGTTTTCCTCCATAGCCGTTGATTCAAACAACAACGTGCACATAAGCTACTATGACGACATAAATTCCGTACTTAAATATGCCACAAATGCAGGCGGAAACTGGACAACTGCAACCGTTGACGCAGACGGCTATGTAGGCTGGTACACCTCCATAGCAGTGGATTCCGGAGACAATGCGCATATCAGCTATTTTGACTGGGGCAATGCTGATTTGAAATATGCAACAAATGCCTCAGGTGTGTGGGTTGCTGAAACGATAGATTCTGAAGGGTTTGTGGGCGGTTTTACATCTATAGATTTAGGCGCCGGTAACAGTGTGCATATCAGCTATTATGACTGGCTCAATTCTGACCTTAAGTATGCGGTAAAAGCCTCTGCGGTGGTTGACAATGACAATGACGGCTATGCCTCTGATACAGATTGCAACGACAACGACCCTACAATTAACCCCGGTGCTTTGGAAATCTGCGACGGCAAAGATAATGACTGTGACGGCTCGGTAGATGAAAATTATGTATTCGGCGGCTTCAGACAGCCGTTAAATCAGAATGGTTCAAACACATTTAATTCAGGCAGGACAATACCGGTCAAAATTACACTTGCAGATTGCGCGGGTCAGGAAATATCTTCTGCCGCGGTAACAATCGCTGTTTACAGAATCACGGCTTCAGGAACCGAAGAAGCAGTGCCTGTTTTCTCATCAGGGAATGCCAATACCGGGAATCTTTTCAGGCATGATGCGGCCGGAGGGCAATACATCTACAATTTAAGCACTAAAAATTATATGACAGGAAATTACAGGATTTATGCAGTACTTGATGACGGCAGTAAATATTCAGTAAACATTTTACTGCAATAAGGAGACAGATTCTTCCTTATCAGTCAGATGATTGTCCCCGGCTCAATCTACTGGAACATAGGCTTTGGCAGGGAAAAGGGCGAGGTTGAAAAGGATGAAGAGGGGCTCAAGACCATGCAGGCGCTCGGCGAAAACATAGCATGGCTGATGAAGAAGATAGGGAAATAAAAGGAACAGGGGAATATGGGGGTAGTTATAAAAACCCTTTCCCCTTGGAATCCATTATACCCATTCCAATCGTATAATATCTTGACTTTTTATACGATGGCATCGTATAATTTCAGCATGGAAGAGATTTTATACCGCTATAATCCGTGGTGGGAAGAAGGACACGTTTTTGAAAGCATTATTGAAAGACCCTGCCTATTGGAGAGAATAAAACATTACGAACAATCCAGACATGTTGTTTTTCTTACAGGCTTGCGAAGGGTGGGAAAAACTACACTTCTAAAGCTTCTGATAAAGCATTTTATAGAAAACCTGCACATCAAGCCCGGGCATATCTTTTACATCAGTCTTGATGATTATCAGCTTTCAAAGAAAACCATCCTTGAACTTGTTGAAGAATACAGAGCAATCCAACGGCTTAGTTATAAACAAAAAGTTATTCTCTTTTTTGATGAAATTGCCTATCAGAAAGACTTTGAGTTGCAGCTTAAAAATCTTTATGACAATCAGGATGTTAAAATATACGCATCATCTTCAAGCGCCTCCATACTCAAGAGCAAAAAA encodes:
- the lon gene encoding endopeptidase La encodes the protein MANTVIKEERDVEIPTILPILPVRDMVIFPYMILPLFVGREISVKAIDHALATNRMVLLVTQKDINIETPSPEDLYRVGTVGSILRVLKLSDGRLKILIQGLVKARVYRYTKTEAYYIGEIEKIVDEKPAELSVEVEALMRNIKEQMDKSVTLGKPLMPDIMVLIENMDDPGRLADLVASNLVLKAEQAQDLLETMNPIARLKKINDILNREVELLIVQQKIQSDAKGEIDKSQREYFLREQLKAIQRELGEIDEKTEEIQELKGKIEASKMPERVEKEALKQLKRLEKMHPDSAEAGTIRTYVDWLIELPWAKSTQDNIDLKGAKKVLDEDHYDLERVKERILEYLGVRKLKEKMKGPILCFVGPPGVGKTSLGKSIARSLGREFYRMSLGGMRDEAEIRGHRRTYVGALPGRIIQGIKTTGKNNPVFMLDEVDKIGMDFRGDPASALLEVLDPEQNFAFVDHYLGVPFDLSNVMFITTANLIDPIPSPLRDRMEIIPLSGYTSEEKLGIARNYLIPKQLKEHGITGKNIKINDSAVLQITSHYTREAGVRNLERELANLCRKVARKIAEGKEKTYHISAKNLSKYLGVPKFLPEEEMEKDEVGVATGLAWTEAGGDIIYIEATTMKGKGHLTLTGHLGDVMKESAHAALSYIRSRAKHLGINTDLFSKNDIHIHVPAGATPKDGPSAGITMATAIASAFIGKPVSKSTAMTGEVTLRGRVLPIGGLKEKTLAAKRMGIRKVIIPRRNKKDLEDIPKYIKKGMEFVLVEAMDEVLKNTLKDNKREIKAK
- the nadB gene encoding L-aspartate oxidase, with product MSVSTEKVDFLIIGGGVAGLRAAIELAQRGSVLVLTKDNPAESSTGYAQGGIAVALSDEDEVGIHYKDTIKAGNGLCREDAVKALVEEGPGVIRELISWGAQFDKEGSRLAFTKEAAHSRKRILHAHGDSTGKELERVLINKARSFSSVSRHAFAFTMDLIIADGRCIGAVVFRNRELIYIYAKAVVLATGGAGQLFSRTTNPLIATGDGMAIAYRAGALLEDMEFIQFHPTTLYSPSAPQFLLSEAMRGEGAVLKNIRGRRFMPHYHKMAELAPRDIVTRAIISEMVRTNAKHVYLDLRHLDRNFVKKRFPRIYSTCLKFDIDITEDLIPVSPAAHYIMGGVKSNLNGKTNIRGLFVAGEVACTGVHGANRLASNSLLEGLVYGARAGRTAALEAGVGDLGLTFGRKYKNLSITNLQSLTPNPHFDIEKIRTSLRRLMWNKAGIIRCRKSLNTAKAWLKKHDFITKLNFPGRAELELKNMLTVANLIVDSALLREGSSGAHYRSDFKEKGKGWHRHSICRNEKPPWWGNV
- a CDS encoding PxKF domain-containing protein translates to MNFSKRSLPLKFIVLLFCVLLPSISAYASDWLISTPDSDGSIGWDTSIAVDSNNKVQISYYDETNGDLRYATNASGGWVTVTIDAEGDTGWLTSIAVDSDNKVHISYYDNTNHNLKYATNAEGTWVTTTVDSSGNVYWFNALALDSNNKAHISYWDGINWDLRYATNAGGSWVTTAVDFEGEVGSSCDIAVDSRDKVHISYRDSYNSTLKYATNAGGSWTTTTIDPNEFSGWFSSIAVDSNNNVHISYYDDINSVLKYATNAGGNWTTATVDADGYVGWYTSIAVDSGDNAHISYFDWGNADLKYATNASGVWVAETIDSEGFVGGFTSIDLGAGNSVHISYYDWLNSDLKYAVKASAVVDNDNDGYASDTDCNDNDPTINPGALEICDGKDNDCDGSVDENYVFGGFRQPLNQNGSNTFNSGRTIPVKITLADCAGQEISSAAVTIAVYRITASGTEEAVPVFSSGNANTGNLFRHDAAGGQYIYNLSTKNYMTGNYRIYAVLDDGSKYSVNILLQ